One bacterium DNA segment encodes these proteins:
- the rpsL gene encoding 30S ribosomal protein S12: MPTLNQLVRKGRQQVLVKSKSPALQGCPQRKGVCTRVYTQTPKKPNSALRKIARVRLTNGIEVTAYIGGEGHNLQEHSIVLVRGGRVKDLPGVRYHIVRGTQDASSVEARRQGRSKYGAKRPKVKS; encoded by the coding sequence TTGCCGACCCTCAACCAGCTCGTGCGCAAAGGCCGCCAGCAAGTGCTCGTCAAGAGCAAGAGCCCGGCGCTGCAGGGTTGCCCCCAGCGAAAGGGCGTCTGCACCCGCGTCTACACCCAGACGCCCAAGAAGCCCAACTCGGCCCTGCGCAAGATCGCCCGCGTGCGCCTGACCAACGGCATCGAGGTCACCGCCTACATCGGCGGCGAGGGCCACAACCTGCAGGAGCACAGCATCGTGCTGGTGCGCGGCGGTCGCGTCAAGGACCTGCCCGGCGTCCGCTACCACATCGTGCGCGGCACCCAGGACGCCTCCAGCGTGGAGGCCCGTCGCCAGGGCCGCTCGAAGTACGGCGCCAAGCGCCCCAAGGTGAAGTCCTGA